The sequence below is a genomic window from Setaria italica strain Yugu1 chromosome IV, Setaria_italica_v2.0, whole genome shotgun sequence.
TGCGCGAGATTGGTGCTGGCCATTGCAAACATGAGCAGCTGCAGGCTCTCTTAAGCTTGGCAAGCTTCTGAAGTTGGCCAAACAAGTAGCTGAGCCGAAACGAGTCAACGCATAAAGTCTCTGCAAAACAGGCCAAGGTGAATTGAAACGAAACCGGCCAAAGCCAATGAAAAGGAATGTGGCAAACTTGATGAAATGGAATGGGACATCATAGTGGACGACAGACCCGGAGGGCGATGCTGCAGATGGTGAGGACCGTAAGGTTAGTGAGGTGGGGAAGCTCCTTAATCCATTGTTTGATAGGGTTGTAGTTATGCCCCCGTAGGCAGATGTAAAGGTCTTCAAGCGGCGCAGTGGACGGGATGTCGTAGGTGGGGAGTAAGGCACTGCTGAGGCGGAAGGAGGGGAGGCCGGAGGCCCTGCCGGCGTGGATGTCGGTGATGTAATTGCACTCCGCGATGGTGAGGCTCCACAGGTGACCCCGCGCGGGCGAGACGTCGATGGCGCCCTGATCATCGATGAACTCGCAGTAGCGCAAGTCAAGTGTTCGAAGGCGGGGGCTCGCCGAGAGAAGGCGGTTGAGCTCAACCGAATGGGCGTAGTGGAGGTGGATAATCTCGAGCGCGGGGAAGGCGTCGGAGCCGAAGGAGTAGCCGAAGGAAACAGTGCCGACACGGAGGAGGGAGAGACGCACGAGGCGGGAGAACCCCGACGGGAAGCTCAGCATGGAGCCCATGCTCAAGAAATGATCGGCTATGTCGATGTGGAGGTCCTCGACGTCACAGGCGGCGGCGTAGTCGAGGCAGCGGTGGATGTCCTTGTTGCCGAGGTAGCGATGAGGCTTGGGAGATCCGTAATCGCCGAAGTGGAGGGTGAGGGCGAAGCGGTCGaggcgtcgccggccgcggcgctcgAGCGA
It includes:
- the LOC101753255 gene encoding uncharacterized protein LOC101753255 isoform X2 — its product is MGSMLSFPSGFSRLVRLSLLRVGTVSFGYSFGSDAFPALEIIHLHYAHSVELNRLLSASPRLRTLDLRYCEFIDDQGAIDVSPARGHLWSLTIAECNYITDIHAGRASGLPSFRLSSALLPTYDIPSTAPLEDLYICLRGHNYNPIKQWIKELPHLTNLTVLTICSIALRRLYALTRFGSATCLANFRSLPSLREPAAAHVCNGQHQSRAYLHVPQDVPVSPAGEALCAAPNKQP